In Leifsonia sp. PS1209, the genomic stretch ACAGCTTCGTGCTGCCGCTCATCGCCGCCTCCGAAGAGGAGGTCCGCGCCGGACGCAACCCGATCTTCCAGTCCCACATGTGGGACGGCTCGGCCGTCCCGCTGGCCGAGAACCTCGAGATCGCGCAGGACATGATCAAGCGCACCAAGGCCATCAACGCCATCCTCGAGGTCGAGATCGGCGTCGTCGGCGGCGAAGAGGACGGCGTGCAGCACGAGGGCTCCAACGAGGCGCTCTACACGACCCTCGCCGACGTCGAGAAGGCCGTCGAGGCCCTCGGCCTGGGCGAGAACGGCCGATACATGGCCGCCCTCACCTTCGGCAACGTGCACGGCGTGTACAAGCCGGGCAACGTCAAGCTGCGCCCCGAGCTGCTGAAGACCATCCAGGACGGCCTCGCGGCCAAGTACGGTCACGGCCCGAAGCCGCTCGACTTGGTCTTCCACGGCGGTTCCGGCTCGACCGACGCCGAGATCGCCGAGGCGGTCGCCAACGGCGTCATCAAGATGAACATCGACACGGACACGCAGTACGCGTTCACCCGTTCGATCGCCGACTACATGTTCAAGAATTACGACGGCGTCCTGAAGGTCGACGGCGAGGTCGGCAACAAGAAGCTGTACGACCCGCGCGCGTGGGGCAAGGTCGCCGAGACGGCGATGGCTGCTCGCGTGATCGAGGCGACCCAGCAGCTCGGCTCCGCCGGACACTCCGGCAAGTAGTCCACCGCGGCGGCCGGGGCTCGCGCTCCGGCCGCCGTGTCATATCCAGGGAGGGCGGCCGGCATGGCCGACGACGAACAGAGACCGGACGAGCGACCGCGCCCCAAATACGGCGAGCTCGCCCCCGAGGGCTGGGTGTGGCATCCGCCGGCGGATGCGAACCGGCTGGACACGACGCATCCCACCGCCGAACCCGACCGCTACGGGGAGCACGGCGACGCCGGGCAGCGCACAGCGGCCGGTCCGGACCAGCGCGCCCCGCACGCCGACAGCCCGTGGTTCGGGCCGCAGAATCCGCAGAACCCGCAAAACCAGCAGCACTCGCAGGGTCAGCACCCGCAGAACCTCTACCCGCACCCTCAGCACCCGCAGAACGGCCAGAGCCCCCAGCTGCGCTCCGACGCGCCGCGCTGGAACATGACGGTCACCGTGGTGCTCATCGTCTTCGGCTTCTTCGGGGCGACGAACTCCATCGGCGGCCTGTTGTCCCTTCCCACCGCGATGCAGCTCATGCACACCAACGAGAACCTCGGCGA encodes the following:
- a CDS encoding DUF6264 family protein, producing the protein MADDEQRPDERPRPKYGELAPEGWVWHPPADANRLDTTHPTAEPDRYGEHGDAGQRTAAGPDQRAPHADSPWFGPQNPQNPQNQQHSQGQHPQNLYPHPQHPQNGQSPQLRSDAPRWNMTVTVVLIVFGFFGATNSIGGLLSLPTAMQLMHTNENLGDYTPAGSVQGTLIAGAITVGLIWAISTGLSVWLLVKRRMAFYIPLIAGVVALIALLGFMSAVLLTDPVLIDFYSGLTPTPSGTPTP
- the fbaA gene encoding class II fructose-bisphosphate aldolase translates to MPIATPDQYAEMLDKAKAGGFAYPAFNVSSSQTINSVLQGLTEAGSDGIIQVTTGGADYFAGQTVKNRAAGAIAFAKFATEVAKNYPITVALHTDHCPKDALDSFVLPLIAASEEEVRAGRNPIFQSHMWDGSAVPLAENLEIAQDMIKRTKAINAILEVEIGVVGGEEDGVQHEGSNEALYTTLADVEKAVEALGLGENGRYMAALTFGNVHGVYKPGNVKLRPELLKTIQDGLAAKYGHGPKPLDLVFHGGSGSTDAEIAEAVANGVIKMNIDTDTQYAFTRSIADYMFKNYDGVLKVDGEVGNKKLYDPRAWGKVAETAMAARVIEATQQLGSAGHSGK